A single window of Candidatus Desulfofervidus auxilii DNA harbors:
- the galE gene encoding UDP-glucose 4-epimerase GalE, which translates to MILITGGAGYIGSHVNKMLYKKGYETLVIDNLVYGHREFVRWGKFVLADLNDTEKLKQIFKNNPIKAVMHFAAFTYVGESVSDPKKYYVNNLKNTLNLLNIMLDFGINYFIFSSTCAIYGEPQEIPIPENHPQNPISPYGRTKFMIEKILEDYHHAYGLRYISLRYFNAAGADPDGEIGEWHEPETHLIPLILDVAIGNSENIKIFGTDYPTPDGTCIRDYIHVKDLTDAHILALEYLLATNKSDVFNLGTERGYSVKEVIKEVEKVTGKKIKTIAWKRRFGDPPVLIASSQKAKSILGWHPQFDFKTTIETAWQWHQRLQNLKIRLTN; encoded by the coding sequence ATGATCCTTATTACTGGTGGGGCTGGTTATATTGGTTCGCATGTGAATAAGATGCTTTATAAAAAAGGGTATGAAACTTTGGTAATTGATAATCTTGTTTATGGGCATAGGGAATTTGTTCGTTGGGGAAAATTTGTTTTAGCGGACTTAAATGATACTGAAAAATTAAAGCAGATTTTTAAGAATAATCCTATTAAGGCAGTAATGCATTTTGCTGCTTTTACTTATGTGGGAGAATCTGTAAGTGATCCAAAGAAATATTATGTGAATAATTTGAAAAATACTTTAAATCTTCTTAATATTATGCTTGATTTTGGAATAAATTATTTTATTTTTTCTTCCACATGCGCTATTTATGGTGAACCTCAAGAGATTCCTATTCCTGAAAATCATCCACAAAATCCAATAAGCCCTTATGGTCGAACAAAATTCATGATAGAAAAAATACTTGAAGATTATCATCATGCATATGGTTTAAGATATATTTCTCTTCGTTATTTTAATGCTGCTGGGGCTGATCCAGATGGAGAAATTGGTGAATGGCATGAGCCCGAAACACATTTAATACCTTTAATATTGGATGTTGCTATAGGAAATAGTGAAAATATAAAGATTTTTGGCACTGATTATCCTACTCCTGATGGAACATGTATAAGAGATTATATTCATGTTAAAGATTTAACAGATGCTCATATTTTGGCATTAGAATATTTATTAGCAACAAATAAAAGTGATGTTTTTAATTTAGGGACAGAAAGGGGATATTCAGTTAAAGAAGTTATTAAGGAGGTAGAAAAAGTTACAGGAAAAAAAATAAAAACCATTGCCTGGAAACGCCGTTTTGGTGACCCTCCAGTCCTTATTGCCAGTAGTCAAAAGGCAAAGTCTATTCTAGGTTGGCATCCTCAATTTGATTTTAAAACTACCATTGAGACAGCTTGGCAGTGGCATCAAAGACTTCAAAATTTAAAAATTCGGTTGACAAATTAA